A stretch of DNA from Cryptomeria japonica chromosome 4, Sugi_1.0, whole genome shotgun sequence:
TGTGGAAACCTCATTTACATTCATTGTAACTGTAAATAAGCAAGTGTTGCTTCTTCTCAGGTGACAGAGGCTTGTTTTCATTGGCTCCTCCACATCAGGGAATTGATGGCGAATGGACAGATGAAAGTGGAGTGATTGTTTACAAATGGAACGACAAAAGAAACAGACCCAACACTGGTAAGAGCAACTGGAAGAAGAGATGGAGCTGCTGTGGAGAATATGATGAAAAGGCAACTCCCTGCCGACGCGGGCGCCATGTCTCATACGATGATGGCGGAACCCTTTTTTAGCTTTTTTTACTAGACTTGCATTTTTTACATCACAGTTGTGAAAATACATACAAGATTTAGTGATATTAGAGTTGCATATTGCAGTAGATAGGGTTGGTTTCTATTGATGGCACCATATATGCCTTCTCAATACGGTCAAGGGAATTAAAAAATACGTTTATGGTATTCCCAAGTAAAAATAGAAATAGAGAGAATCAAACTATTTTCTCACATACGGATTGGCATACTGAAATAATGGATACTCTTTAGGGATGTACTTGCAGATTTAGGTTGGAGGTCTTCTAGGATTTAGGTTTATTTACTCGCGGTTTGAGGTGATTAGCTCGAGTTAAACAGCTATGTTGATTTTGGGCTGCTTAAATGCTACCATTGCTTATAGGACACCTGATTTCAGAGCTGGATTGTAGGAAATTTCGTATTAAATGGTATATACAGGTCTACAAGACCCAGGCAATTGCAAAGTCACAGGAATTATGCTTAATTGCAGGAGGAACCATCCCAACCTTGCAAAATGTAAAATCCCAATAGATTTACCTCCGTATACCAGGCACAAGGGTTTTTACTACTTGATTGGGTGTTAGCTGACAGAGCACTGACCACTGTGTACATTTAGGTTTGTTAAAGAATATAGATTTGTAATAATGTactgaaacatgaaattttgtaaTAAGGCTTCAATTAACCATGCTTTAGAGTCATAGTTGTCGTTCTGGTATTACATCATTGCCGTGCTACCTACAAAGAGGCACAATTAGAGTCTTGCCAATTTTTGTTCCATAGACTGACATTCAGGAATCAGAATTGAGATATATAATTCTAGGGAATGGGGTTAAATATCCATTTTTGTTGGATTTCATTTTTAAAGGTACAACTAAATTCCTTTAATATTGCTTAGATCTTGCAGTTTAATGGCAGTATACTGAAATGGCTGGCTACATGTGTTCTTTCGTTATGTTTTGCAAAATTGTTGACTCTTGTTGCCACAGCATACCATACTTCTGATAAATGCAATAGAACTTTTGGAGGAAGTTTTTCCACCGTTGCGAACTATCAAACAGGCTCTGATGCATGTCTCTTTTGCACAAAGACCAGTTTACTTTCAATGTTTCTTGGATGGCTTCAGCTCTGACTTGCATCAAATTTTTTTCATGGCTGTATTAAAGTCTGCTCTAGGCTATATTGTGAAAAACAATAGATGCTTATTTAGTACAAGGGTGGGCAATCAATCGTAGCTGTTATTTCATCTTGAGATATTACATACTTTGTGTTGATAGCCTCAAAGATAACCCCTAGCTAATGTATTATACAAGAATCTAATCAGTTAAAAAGCTGCAATTAAGTCTCGTGTATTACTAAAATCAAGGACAGTATCCCCTAGCTCAATGTATTATATGGAAATTTAACCATTGCAAAGCTTGCAATTAAGTCTACCGTGTTACTAAAATACAGGGAAGTGTTGAACTTCAATTTCTTGTAGCAAGATATCCAGGGGGTACTAAAACATTGGGATTGAAAGTAGGAAAAGAAACTAGAAGTCACAACTGTAAGCTGGACCCAATATGATTGGACTTTTTATACATGAAGCACAGTCTCACCAAATCAGTCAGGAGAGGGAAATTTTCCAAACAGGAAATTCACAGCTGCAAGAAGAAAGACATGCATCAGCC
This window harbors:
- the LOC131040998 gene encoding uncharacterized protein LOC131040998, whose protein sequence is MVLRGFPLEFAVNPFQAAAAGTSRNSLALKGRRLICQSASISRQFQRAEKRRLRCGKHYIDTENSPEACSFHGHMNGDRGLFSLAPPHQGIDGEWTDESGVIVYKWNDKRNRPNTGKSNWKKRWSCCGEYDEKATPCRRGRHVSYDDGGTLF